The Patescibacteria group bacterium genome includes a window with the following:
- the ychF gene encoding redox-regulated ATPase YchF codes for MSLSIGIVGLPNVGKSTLFNAITKKQVAAENYPFCTIDPNVGVVKVPDERLLALAEISKPGKIINTTIEFIDIAGLVKGANEGEGLGNKFLSHIRECDAICEVVRDFENSDIIHVPGKINPDEDRATIDTELILADLAVAEKLYRNAESSAKSGKKEEIKLKELFGKIKAALESEQPIRKMESDEDDKKIVKQNCFLTAKPIMYVLNISDTEAPVDLVQWPQNTIKLNAKLEQEIAALPENEQAEYIKELGLNESGLDKLIREAYRLLGLITFFTTGPDETRAWTVHKGATAPEAAGKIHTDFEKGFIRAEIINWKDFVAVGGETKAREKGLIRTEGKEYVISDGDICNFLFN; via the coding sequence ATGTCTCTTTCGATCGGTATTGTCGGCTTGCCCAATGTGGGCAAATCCACTTTATTTAACGCTATTACTAAAAAGCAGGTCGCGGCGGAAAATTATCCGTTTTGCACGATTGACCCCAATGTCGGCGTCGTCAAAGTTCCTGACGAACGGCTTTTGGCGTTGGCGGAAATTTCTAAGCCGGGAAAAATCATTAATACGACGATCGAATTCATCGATATCGCCGGCCTGGTCAAAGGCGCCAACGAAGGCGAGGGCTTGGGCAATAAATTTTTGTCGCACATCAGGGAGTGCGACGCGATCTGCGAGGTGGTGAGGGATTTTGAAAATTCCGACATTATCCATGTGCCTGGAAAAATAAATCCGGACGAGGATCGCGCCACGATCGATACGGAATTGATCCTGGCCGATCTTGCCGTGGCGGAAAAACTTTATCGCAATGCCGAGAGCTCGGCCAAAAGCGGGAAAAAAGAAGAAATAAAATTGAAAGAATTATTCGGCAAAATTAAAGCCGCCCTGGAATCGGAACAGCCGATTCGGAAAATGGAATCAGATGAAGATGATAAAAAAATCGTCAAGCAAAATTGTTTTCTGACTGCCAAGCCGATCATGTATGTTTTGAATATTTCCGACACGGAAGCCCCGGTCGATCTTGTTCAGTGGCCGCAGAATACCATTAAGTTGAATGCGAAATTAGAACAGGAAATAGCGGCCTTGCCCGAAAATGAGCAAGCGGAGTATATTAAAGAGCTGGGTTTGAACGAGAGCGGCTTGGACAAATTGATCCGCGAAGCTTATCGCTTGCTCGGTCTGATCACTTTTTTTACCACCGGGCCGGACGAGACCCGAGCCTGGACAGTTCATAAAGGCGCGACCGCGCCCGAGGCTGCCGGAAAAATCCATACCGATTTTGAAAAAGGATTCATCCGCGCTGAAATAATCAATTGGAAAGATTTTGTCGCGGTCGGCGGCGAAACTAAAGCCCGGGAAAAAGGCTTGATCAGAACGGAGGGCAAAGAATACGTTATCAGCGATGGAGATATTTGTAATTTTTTATTTAACTAA
- a CDS encoding extracellular solute-binding protein, which produces MTLKKSAKIGGNKARPGKNSTLNCQPDNLSRGSVKMGLMLALVIIAVVLAFAAAAYYLYPQLAGIKKPAAEKNAATSTPVTITYISNQPLVDPTDAAIINLDNIIADFTKQTGIKVNRIKPPQAVENYSDISIYLRDILRSDQSKFDVTMVDGPWTGMFAPYMLELTPYFKNRLTEFFPELIANGMVDGKLIAIPYFQDMTVLFYRTDLLKKYGYANPPQTWDELEQMAKVIQTGERKIHDNFWGYVWAADESESLTCTALGLQASYGGGTIIDNGVITVDNPRTAQALEKAIGWIGTISPPNILKSTEDDIIMAWDIGNAAFMQNWPDSYQISEESIINGEYQITALPSGGFKHSGVYGGEYLGIDKRTAHPREAAMFLQYMTSPEVQKKRAMEDVWSPVLLALYSDPDLAKAQPVYNYISSAIFAQGVERPGSQIKNIYDSVASAYFTNIHAILAKKVSIKNGLKELETELINLTGLPASND; this is translated from the coding sequence ATGACTTTAAAAAAATCTGCAAAAATTGGCGGCAACAAAGCAAGACCTGGAAAAAATTCCACTTTAAACTGCCAACCGGATAATCTTAGCCGCGGATCGGTTAAAATGGGTTTGATGCTTGCTCTCGTGATCATCGCCGTCGTTTTGGCGTTCGCGGCCGCGGCTTATTATCTGTATCCGCAGTTAGCCGGCATTAAAAAACCGGCGGCGGAAAAAAATGCCGCCACCTCGACTCCGGTCACCATCACCTATATCTCCAATCAGCCTCTGGTCGATCCTACCGACGCGGCAATCATTAACCTGGATAATATTATCGCCGATTTCACCAAACAAACCGGCATCAAAGTCAACCGGATCAAGCCGCCGCAAGCGGTGGAAAATTATTCCGACATCAGCATCTATTTGCGGGATATTCTCCGCTCGGATCAGTCCAAGTTCGACGTCACGATGGTTGATGGCCCGTGGACCGGCATGTTCGCGCCTTATATGCTTGAGCTTACTCCGTATTTTAAAAATCGGCTGACGGAATTTTTTCCTGAATTGATCGCCAACGGCATGGTTGACGGGAAATTGATCGCCATACCGTATTTCCAGGACATGACCGTTTTGTTTTACCGTACCGATCTCTTGAAAAAATACGGCTATGCCAATCCGCCGCAGACCTGGGATGAATTGGAACAAATGGCCAAAGTGATCCAGACCGGCGAAAGAAAAATCCACGATAATTTTTGGGGCTATGTCTGGGCGGCCGATGAAAGCGAATCTTTGACTTGCACCGCCCTCGGGCTGCAGGCTTCCTATGGCGGCGGAACCATCATCGATAACGGAGTGATCACGGTTGACAATCCCCGCACCGCCCAAGCTCTGGAAAAAGCCATTGGCTGGATCGGAACAATTTCTCCGCCCAATATTTTAAAGTCCACCGAAGACGACATCATCATGGCCTGGGATATCGGCAACGCGGCCTTTATGCAAAACTGGCCCGATTCTTACCAGATCAGCGAAGAGTCCATAATCAACGGCGAATACCAAATAACCGCTCTGCCTTCGGGCGGCTTCAAGCATTCCGGAGTCTATGGCGGAGAATATCTGGGCATTGACAAGCGCACGGCGCATCCTCGCGAGGCGGCGATGTTTTTGCAATATATGACCAGCCCGGAGGTGCAAAAAAAGCGGGCCATGGAAGATGTTTGGTCGCCGGTTCTTCTGGCCTTATATTCCGATCCTGATCTGGCCAAAGCGCAGCCGGTCTATAATTACATAAGTTCGGCAATTTTTGCCCAAGGAGTGGAGCGCCCCGGATCGCAGATCAAAAATATCTACGATAGCGTGGCATCCGCATACTTTACCAATATCCACGCGATCCTGGCCAAAAAGGTCAGCATCAAAAACGGGCTGAAAGAATTGGAAACGGAATTGATCAATCTTACCGGCTTGCCGGCGAGCAATGATTAA
- a CDS encoding extracellular solute-binding protein, translating into MNNKIKNFNQPPSKKNSLGPIIIALIIVVLAATAYFLYPQLFGHKKSAQENHITPAAPVTITYISNQPLVDAGDGAVNRLNNIINTFTKQTGINVERVIPPQSVVTYSDIGLYLKDTLKSGQSVFDITMVDGPWTGMFAPYLLDLTPYFKDRLKDFFPDLIANATVDERLVAMPYFQDMTVLFYRTDLLEKYGYENPPQTWDELEQMAKVIQSGERKTNSKFWGYVWAANESESLTCTALGLQASYGGGTIIDNGKITVNNPEAIKAFTKATGWIGTISPVSVLQSSESDILTTWQNGNAAFMQSWPGSFAMGANSVISGDYQITALPSGGFKHSGVYGGEYLGIDKRTAHPKEAAMFLQYLSSPAVQKERAREDLWSPVLPALYSDPDLAKAQPVYEFISSDIFSQGVARPGSQAGNVYDQLANAYFSDIHAILAKQISAPAGLAKLESQLHEITGLPIATK; encoded by the coding sequence ATGAACAACAAAATAAAAAATTTCAATCAGCCGCCAAGTAAAAAAAATTCGCTTGGGCCGATCATTATCGCGCTGATCATTGTTGTTTTGGCGGCAACCGCTTATTTTCTTTATCCCCAATTATTCGGCCATAAAAAATCAGCTCAAGAAAATCATATCACTCCCGCCGCCCCGGTCACCATTACTTATATCTCCAATCAGCCGTTGGTCGATGCCGGCGATGGCGCGGTTAATCGCTTAAATAATATTATCAACACCTTCACCAAGCAGACGGGAATTAACGTGGAAAGGGTCATCCCGCCGCAATCGGTCGTAACCTATTCGGACATCGGCCTGTATTTGAAAGATACTTTGAAATCCGGCCAGTCAGTTTTTGACATAACCATGGTTGATGGCCCCTGGACCGGCATGTTCGCCCCCTATCTGCTTGATCTGACGCCATATTTCAAAGATCGGTTAAAAGATTTTTTTCCTGACTTGATCGCCAATGCCACGGTAGACGAAAGATTAGTGGCCATGCCGTATTTTCAAGACATGACGGTTTTATTTTACCGCACTGATCTTTTGGAAAAATACGGTTACGAAAATCCGCCGCAAACCTGGGATGAATTGGAGCAAATGGCCAAAGTGATCCAATCGGGCGAAAGAAAAACTAATTCCAAATTTTGGGGGTATGTCTGGGCGGCCAACGAAAGCGAATCTTTGACCTGCACCGCGCTCGGGCTGCAAGCTTCTTATGGCGGCGGCACTATCATTGATAACGGCAAAATAACGGTTAACAATCCCGAGGCAATAAAAGCTTTCACCAAGGCAACCGGCTGGATCGGAACCATTTCTCCGGTAAGCGTTTTACAATCATCCGAAAGCGATATTTTGACGACTTGGCAAAATGGCAACGCGGCTTTTATGCAAAGCTGGCCGGGCTCTTTCGCCATGGGCGCTAATTCCGTGATTAGCGGCGACTACCAAATAACCGCCCTGCCTTCGGGCGGCTTCAAGCATTCCGGAGTCTATGGCGGAGAATATCTGGGCATTGATAAGCGCACCGCGCACCCCAAGGAAGCCGCGATGTTTTTACAATATCTTTCCAGCCCGGCCGTGCAAAAAGAGCGAGCCAGGGAAGATCTCTGGTCGCCGGTTCTTCCGGCCCTGTATTCCGATCCTGATCTGGCCAAAGCGCAGCCGGTCTATGAATTTATCAGTTCGGATATTTTTTCCCAAGGCGTAGCTCGTCCCGGCTCTCAAGCGGGAAATGTTTACGATCAATTGGCAAACGCTTATTTCTCCGATATCCACGCGATCTTAGCCAAGCAAATCAGCGCCCCGGCCGGACTCGCGAAATTGGAATCGCAACTGCATGAAATTACCGGATTGCCGATCGCCACAAAATAA